In Sphingobacterium zeae, one genomic interval encodes:
- a CDS encoding fumarylacetoacetate hydrolase family protein: MRIVTSIRGGQEELGIVINDRFYPCSAIDQTLPKTMSDFLKGGEKAMGKLQEFERALARGTIERPYHPLQDTQLIAPVPHPASFRDAYAFRQHVETSRRNRGLEMIPEFDKFPVFYFSNHQAIQGPGPIHCMPLHLDQLDFELEIAIVINKPGINIPAAKADEYIAGFMIMNDFSARKLQMEEMKLSLGPAKGKDFATAIGPWLVTKDELEPYKIQPAEGHIGNCYDLNMTCKVNGRQVSAGNFASMHWTFAEIIERVSYGVQIFPGDVIGSGTVGTGCFLELNGTARIANPNHEDQWLKLGDEIELEITALGKLSNSIALNHP; this comes from the coding sequence ATGAGAATTGTCACCAGCATTAGGGGGGGTCAGGAGGAATTGGGGATTGTCATAAACGACCGATTTTATCCTTGCTCAGCAATCGATCAAACCCTTCCCAAAACTATGTCTGATTTTCTAAAAGGTGGAGAAAAAGCCATGGGTAAGCTCCAGGAATTTGAGCGCGCTCTAGCCCGGGGAACGATCGAAAGACCTTATCATCCGTTACAGGACACACAGCTTATCGCTCCGGTACCTCATCCAGCCTCTTTTCGTGATGCCTACGCATTTCGTCAGCATGTGGAAACATCAAGAAGAAACCGCGGACTCGAAATGATCCCCGAATTTGATAAATTTCCTGTTTTCTATTTTTCAAATCATCAGGCAATACAAGGTCCGGGGCCTATTCACTGCATGCCCTTACATTTAGATCAACTTGACTTCGAACTTGAGATCGCTATCGTCATCAATAAGCCGGGAATCAACATTCCTGCGGCCAAGGCAGATGAGTATATTGCCGGATTCATGATCATGAATGATTTTAGTGCAAGAAAACTGCAGATGGAAGAGATGAAATTGAGTTTAGGACCCGCCAAAGGCAAAGATTTTGCAACCGCAATTGGACCTTGGTTAGTTACAAAAGATGAATTGGAGCCTTATAAAATTCAACCAGCCGAAGGGCATATTGGCAATTGTTATGATCTCAATATGACGTGTAAAGTAAACGGCAGACAGGTTTCAGCGGGTAATTTTGCGAGCATGCACTGGACTTTTGCAGAAATTATTGAGCGGGTTTCTTATGGTGTACAGATCTTCCCCGGTGATGTGATCGGTTCAGGTACTGTTGGAACAGGTTGCTTTCTCGAACTCAATGGCACTGCACGCATAGCGAATCCTAACCACGAAGATCAATGGCTTAAACTTGGCGATGAGATTGAATTGGAGATCACCGCACTCGGAAAACTTTCCAATTCTATTGCTTTAAACCATCCATAA
- a CDS encoding flavin reductase family protein, which yields MKSSFETITFESVTDKAIIDNLIKYAIAPRPICFASTIDCNGQVNLSPFSYFNLMSHQPPICVFSPLRRMRDGSTKHTLDNVREVKEVVINIVNYDMVQQQSLASTEYGKEINEFDKSGFTAVSSIHVAPPRVAESPVQLECRVREIVALSDEPGAGNLVIAEILYMHIHKHLLGKDNTIQQKDLDLVARLGGDWYCRVTDENLFIVPKPLRSLGIGIDQLPEKIRFSTVLTGNHLGLLANVETLPTLKDIQPADKYLNYLKLNFEDSPSKFSQKVHEYAAQLLDAGQLDKAWQILLM from the coding sequence ATGAAGTCATCTTTCGAAACCATAACCTTTGAGTCTGTAACGGACAAAGCTATCATCGATAATTTAATTAAATATGCTATTGCACCGCGTCCAATTTGTTTTGCAAGCACGATAGATTGCAATGGACAAGTCAACTTAAGTCCTTTTAGTTATTTCAACCTAATGTCGCATCAGCCGCCTATCTGTGTTTTCTCGCCGCTGCGGCGGATGCGTGATGGCAGTACCAAACATACGCTGGATAATGTACGGGAAGTTAAGGAAGTCGTCATCAATATTGTCAACTACGATATGGTGCAGCAGCAATCTCTTGCCAGCACCGAATATGGGAAGGAAATAAATGAATTCGATAAGTCGGGTTTTACTGCTGTCTCTTCTATTCATGTTGCGCCACCACGGGTAGCCGAATCTCCAGTCCAGCTGGAATGCCGGGTTAGAGAAATCGTCGCTTTAAGCGATGAACCGGGGGCTGGTAATCTTGTTATTGCGGAGATCCTCTATATGCATATCCACAAACACCTATTGGGCAAAGATAATACCATCCAACAAAAAGATTTGGACCTTGTGGCAAGGCTGGGTGGTGACTGGTACTGCCGCGTCACTGATGAAAACCTATTTATTGTACCGAAGCCCCTCCGTAGTCTGGGAATTGGCATAGATCAACTTCCGGAAAAAATTAGATTTTCTACTGTACTGACCGGAAATCACCTTGGATTGTTGGCCAATGTCGAAACACTCCCCACATTAAAAGATATACAGCCAGCGGATAAGTACTTAAACTACCTCAAACTAAACTTTGAAGACAGCCCATCGAAATTCAGCCAGAAAGTTCACGAATATGCTGCACAGCTATTGGATGCAGGTCAGCTTGATAAAGCCTGGCAAATTTTATTAATGTGA
- the tyrS gene encoding tyrosine--tRNA ligase codes for MLKELAENIEIILPKEGLASKLKEAEEKNRPLIIKLGFDPTAPDLHLGHAVVLKKLRQFQELGHEIVILVGSFTARIGDPTGKNKARKPLCQDAIAHNAATYIAQLSKIIDVSKAKIVFNGDWLDQLNFADVIQLVSKVTVAQLMQRHDFNKRFNENQSIAMHELLYPILQGFDSVHVNSDIEMGGTDQLFNCAMGRQLQESFGQDPQIVLCMPLLRGLDGKEKMSKSLNNTIGLLDEPNDMFGKTMSIPDHLIPEYIDLTTDFNQETKLSMKTRIEMGENPMEIKKLIAQNLVAQYHGDELALTAADFFVKQFQSKKFEEKAFEEISVQLLRDQFGEQVKLVDLCHFLKGGTKSAMRRLIIGGAVQIDTIKQLNAELMVDLNLCFKIKLGKRTYFKVV; via the coding sequence ATGTTAAAAGAGTTAGCAGAAAATATCGAGATTATTTTACCGAAGGAGGGACTTGCATCGAAGTTGAAGGAGGCTGAAGAAAAGAACCGACCACTGATTATAAAACTTGGTTTTGATCCAACAGCTCCGGATCTTCATTTAGGGCACGCTGTTGTGTTAAAGAAACTACGGCAGTTTCAGGAACTGGGGCACGAAATCGTGATCCTCGTTGGTAGTTTTACAGCCCGTATAGGCGATCCTACAGGAAAAAATAAAGCCCGTAAGCCTTTGTGCCAGGATGCGATCGCTCACAATGCGGCAACCTACATTGCACAACTGTCTAAAATTATTGATGTTTCAAAAGCGAAAATTGTTTTTAATGGAGACTGGTTGGATCAATTAAATTTTGCAGATGTTATCCAGCTGGTATCGAAAGTCACTGTTGCACAGTTGATGCAACGACATGATTTTAATAAGCGTTTTAACGAAAACCAATCAATAGCCATGCATGAATTGCTTTACCCGATATTGCAGGGCTTTGACTCCGTACATGTCAATAGCGATATCGAAATGGGGGGAACGGACCAGCTATTCAATTGCGCGATGGGCCGGCAGCTGCAGGAATCATTTGGACAGGATCCGCAAATCGTGCTGTGTATGCCGTTATTGCGCGGGCTGGATGGAAAAGAAAAAATGAGTAAATCATTAAACAACACGATTGGTCTTTTGGATGAACCGAATGACATGTTTGGTAAAACCATGTCCATTCCTGATCATTTAATTCCGGAATATATTGACTTGACTACTGATTTCAATCAGGAAACCAAACTTAGCATGAAAACCCGTATTGAAATGGGGGAAAATCCAATGGAAATTAAGAAACTTATTGCACAGAATCTTGTCGCTCAGTACCATGGCGATGAGTTGGCTTTGACTGCAGCTGATTTTTTTGTCAAGCAATTTCAAAGCAAGAAATTTGAGGAAAAAGCTTTTGAGGAGATATCGGTTCAACTATTGCGCGACCAGTTTGGTGAACAGGTTAAGCTGGTCGATCTATGTCATTTCCTAAAGGGGGGAACAAAGTCAGCTATGCGAAGATTGATTATAGGCGGTGCGGTTCAGATTGATACGATAAAACAGCTGAATGCAGAGCTAATGGTTGACTTGAACCTGTGTTTTAAAATTAAATTAGGTAAAAGAACTTATTTTAAAGTTGTTTAG
- a CDS encoding SH3 domain-containing protein: MSLQEKYKVLLDTAQSSGVNDLNYAEMDGVLQIRGTAPTADVKNKLWEIYGNIDPNFQTGDVVLNVDVAKEVPGSQVKVITENSNLNIRKGPGTDQPIVGKAAKGEIITLISKANDQWWLVRTKDNEEGYCYAQYLESV, translated from the coding sequence ATGTCATTGCAAGAAAAATATAAAGTTCTTTTGGATACGGCGCAATCTTCAGGTGTAAATGACCTAAATTATGCCGAAATGGATGGTGTATTGCAGATCAGGGGTACAGCACCTACTGCGGATGTGAAAAATAAGCTATGGGAAATTTACGGAAATATAGATCCAAATTTCCAAACTGGAGATGTAGTACTCAATGTAGATGTGGCTAAAGAAGTGCCGGGAAGTCAGGTGAAGGTCATTACCGAAAACAGTAACTTGAATATTAGAAAAGGTCCTGGTACAGATCAACCTATTGTCGGCAAAGCTGCTAAAGGAGAAATCATCACTTTGATTAGTAAGGCTAATGATCAATGGTGGCTGGTCAGAACCAAAGATAATGAAGAGGGCTATTGTTATGCACAGTATTTAGAGTCCGTTTAG
- a CDS encoding BON domain-containing protein: MKFSKLTFCLLATTAVLSFTSCKSGLSDDKLEEKIENALTGRKTVDVEVEKGKVILSGTVASEEEKQQVESIAKTAGDKDVKSIQNNIIVSAPVSSTPAPIEVSNNDAVLGAAVNTFMKDFPTVQASVKDGVISVTGTLEQPKIITLKQGLDNLNPKKVDLSGIVVKK; the protein is encoded by the coding sequence ATGAAATTTAGCAAATTAACATTTTGTCTATTGGCAACGACAGCTGTACTTTCTTTTACGTCCTGCAAATCGGGATTGTCAGACGATAAGCTGGAGGAAAAGATAGAAAATGCGCTTACTGGCCGCAAAACGGTGGACGTCGAAGTTGAAAAAGGAAAAGTTATCTTAAGCGGTACCGTCGCTTCGGAGGAAGAAAAACAACAGGTGGAGTCGATTGCTAAAACAGCAGGAGATAAAGACGTTAAGTCTATTCAAAACAATATTATTGTTAGCGCTCCGGTGTCATCGACCCCAGCTCCAATTGAAGTATCCAATAATGACGCGGTACTGGGCGCTGCAGTAAATACGTTTATGAAGGATTTTCCGACCGTGCAGGCAAGTGTAAAGGATGGTGTAATCTCTGTTACAGGTACCTTAGAGCAACCAAAGATAATAACTTTAAAACAAGGACTGGATAACTTGAATCCCAAAAAAGTGGATCTAAGTGGTATTGTTGTCAAAAAGTAA
- a CDS encoding DUF695 domain-containing protein, which produces MGFLNNIFGKKENKKDDVQDFWNWFIKNEQIFFQIVKSGEQIDQNFFSKLSPKIDALRKELYFLTGMYDDETAELVVTPDGVIKNIAFVEQLIASAPSLPRWKFTALKPAIADMEKFKIKMYGFSFDIKDMFFYPVQHKYQPDEVDIVIVHPNYTEENKANIAHGIEIFLDNYIGELNSIIAIDNLNVTSTDLAAEELIPLIKLKDYLIWREKEFVEKYTDLRHNTSDDTYTAFEGILENELPILAIINTTLLDWDGKASHPWIVTLKISYDGTATNGMPDQETYDLMDKFEGELMNNLPADIGFLHIGRETADNLREIYLACKEFRKISMTVDQLIEQYKEKLQIDYSIYKDKYWKSFERFYTQID; this is translated from the coding sequence ATGGGATTTTTGAATAATATTTTTGGTAAAAAAGAAAACAAAAAGGACGATGTGCAAGATTTTTGGAACTGGTTTATAAAAAACGAACAGATATTTTTTCAAATTGTTAAAAGTGGAGAACAAATTGATCAGAATTTTTTCAGCAAGCTTTCACCCAAGATCGATGCGCTTCGTAAAGAACTATATTTTTTGACTGGCATGTACGATGATGAAACAGCTGAACTTGTAGTCACTCCCGATGGGGTCATTAAAAATATTGCTTTCGTAGAACAGCTGATTGCTTCTGCTCCATCACTTCCACGCTGGAAATTTACGGCACTAAAACCAGCTATTGCGGATATGGAAAAATTCAAAATCAAGATGTATGGATTCTCCTTTGACATCAAGGATATGTTTTTTTACCCTGTTCAGCATAAATACCAGCCGGATGAAGTCGATATCGTTATCGTTCACCCCAATTATACGGAAGAAAACAAAGCTAATATTGCCCATGGAATAGAAATATTCCTTGATAATTACATTGGTGAACTCAATTCAATTATAGCTATAGACAATTTAAATGTGACCTCAACAGATCTCGCAGCTGAAGAGTTGATTCCGCTGATCAAATTAAAAGATTATTTGATCTGGCGAGAAAAAGAATTTGTGGAAAAGTACACCGATCTAAGACACAATACCAGCGATGATACTTATACTGCCTTTGAAGGTATATTAGAAAACGAGCTACCTATCTTGGCTATTATTAACACAACGCTATTAGACTGGGATGGAAAAGCCTCTCACCCTTGGATCGTTACCCTAAAAATCAGCTATGATGGAACGGCAACCAATGGAATGCCAGATCAGGAAACTTATGATTTAATGGATAAGTTTGAGGGGGAATTAATGAACAACCTTCCAGCTGATATTGGCTTTCTTCATATTGGCCGAGAAACCGCTGATAATCTAAGGGAAATTTACCTAGCCTGCAAAGAATTCCGAAAAATCTCCATGACCGTTGATCAGTTAATCGAACAGTATAAGGAAAAACTTCAAATTGATTATAGCATCTACAAAGATAAATACTGGAAATCGTTCGAGCGATTCTATACACAAATAGATTAA
- the yiaA gene encoding inner membrane protein YiaA, with amino-acid sequence MEPLKNMIEEKKAERDSNKRNPFKPTGAFIGASWTALLVGTVGYCIGLWNATMALNEKGYYFTILLFALFAVISVQKSVRDKAEGLAVTELYYGLSWFATIAAVVLLTVGLWNAELLLSEKGFYAMSFSLSIFSAIAVQKNTRDAKLIDDNEIKL; translated from the coding sequence ATGGAACCGCTAAAAAACATGATTGAAGAAAAAAAAGCTGAAAGAGATTCAAACAAAAGAAATCCATTTAAACCAACGGGCGCATTTATTGGTGCTTCATGGACCGCATTATTGGTTGGAACCGTTGGCTATTGTATAGGTTTATGGAATGCAACAATGGCATTGAACGAAAAAGGGTATTATTTTACAATTTTACTGTTTGCCCTGTTTGCTGTTATTTCCGTGCAAAAAAGTGTCAGAGATAAAGCGGAAGGGCTCGCTGTTACCGAATTATATTATGGTCTGAGCTGGTTTGCAACAATTGCTGCCGTCGTTCTGTTGACTGTAGGGCTCTGGAACGCGGAACTGCTTTTAAGTGAAAAAGGGTTCTATGCGATGTCCTTCTCCTTGAGTATATTCTCTGCGATCGCAGTGCAAAAGAACACACGCGATGCAAAACTTATTGATGACAATGAAATAAAACTTTAG
- a CDS encoding sensor histidine kinase: MKLKAKLTFGVGFLFFMILLLAIVSGYYVYRLKKDTNNILVDNYKTLHYSRNMLLALEDFRANTKGVQLFEHNLMLQKRNVTERGERAVTERVNHHFLSLKGETKNATVVADLRKDIFQLMYLNMQAIEYKNNVANTTAEKAILAISIVGAICFTIAFVLLVNLPLAIAAPIVQLSDSIKQIAAGNYKMRLHFKRKDEFGAVAKSFNTMAQKLEEYTESKLGKILQHKKRIEALIDNMHDAVIGVDEEKRVLFANEPACLISGLKLAEFEGKNLEEIASFNDLISNLLHKISSLRQESGHLGLVQVFASGKENYFELEVIDINVVPTGEESSQFIGQFILLKNVTSFKERDVAKTNFIGTVSHELKTPIASIRMGIQLLENKRVGDLNEEQKDLLEGIADDTARLLKITGELLDIAQVESGTIQMKLAPASIGPIIDYALLANRSMVEQKQIRIDVQLEKELPMVFIDTEKTAWVLTNLLSNAIRYTDEGGVIGISAKRIGARVLLLVEDHGQGIPAQYLTKIFDRYFRVPGSTKEGTGLGLSISKEFIESMGGEIDVQSDFGIGSTFFVYLPIPLPQPLAYNPPT; encoded by the coding sequence ATGAAACTAAAAGCTAAGCTGACATTTGGGGTAGGTTTTTTATTTTTCATGATCTTGCTGCTTGCAATAGTGAGTGGGTATTACGTGTACCGGCTAAAAAAAGATACAAACAATATTTTAGTCGACAATTATAAGACGTTGCATTATTCCCGGAATATGCTGTTGGCTTTGGAAGATTTTCGTGCAAATACGAAGGGCGTTCAGCTATTTGAACATAACTTAATGCTCCAAAAGCGCAATGTGACCGAACGTGGGGAAAGGGCTGTAACTGAACGTGTAAATCATCACTTTTTGAGTTTAAAAGGAGAGACGAAAAATGCAACGGTAGTGGCCGATTTACGTAAAGATATATTCCAGTTGATGTACCTTAACATGCAGGCGATTGAATACAAAAACAATGTCGCCAATACGACAGCAGAAAAAGCTATTTTGGCGATCTCCATTGTAGGTGCGATCTGTTTTACGATTGCGTTTGTGTTGTTGGTTAACCTCCCCCTAGCTATTGCTGCTCCAATTGTACAATTAAGCGATAGTATTAAACAGATTGCTGCCGGGAACTATAAAATGAGGCTTCATTTTAAGCGAAAGGATGAATTTGGTGCGGTGGCAAAATCGTTCAACACAATGGCTCAAAAGCTCGAGGAATATACAGAAAGTAAATTAGGTAAGATTTTACAGCATAAAAAGAGAATTGAAGCACTTATCGATAATATGCATGATGCTGTTATAGGGGTGGATGAGGAAAAAAGAGTGCTGTTTGCAAATGAACCTGCTTGTTTAATTTCGGGGTTAAAACTTGCTGAATTTGAGGGGAAGAATTTGGAGGAAATTGCATCTTTTAATGATTTGATCAGCAACCTCCTCCACAAAATTAGCTCTTTGCGTCAGGAATCTGGTCATCTGGGCTTGGTTCAGGTATTTGCTTCTGGAAAAGAAAACTATTTTGAGTTAGAGGTCATTGATATCAATGTTGTTCCAACAGGAGAGGAGAGTTCTCAATTTATCGGACAATTTATTTTGTTGAAGAATGTAACCAGTTTTAAGGAGCGTGATGTAGCAAAAACAAATTTTATTGGAACGGTCTCCCATGAATTGAAAACGCCTATCGCTTCCATACGAATGGGTATCCAATTGTTGGAGAATAAGCGGGTAGGAGATTTAAATGAAGAACAAAAAGATTTGCTCGAAGGGATAGCTGATGATACAGCGCGTCTCCTGAAGATTACGGGAGAACTTTTGGATATTGCACAAGTGGAGAGCGGTACAATTCAGATGAAGCTGGCCCCAGCGTCTATCGGACCGATTATAGATTATGCACTTTTAGCCAATCGGTCGATGGTAGAGCAAAAACAAATTCGGATAGACGTGCAATTGGAAAAGGAGTTGCCAATGGTTTTTATCGATACGGAAAAAACCGCATGGGTGTTGACGAATTTATTGTCCAATGCAATTCGGTATACCGATGAGGGGGGAGTTATCGGTATTTCCGCCAAAAGAATTGGTGCAAGGGTACTTTTACTTGTTGAAGATCATGGTCAAGGTATTCCCGCGCAATATTTAACGAAAATTTTTGATCGCTATTTCCGTGTCCCTGGAAGTACAAAAGAAGGAACGGGTTTGGGGTTGAGTATAAGCAAAGAATTTATAGAAAGCATGGGGGGAGAAATTGATGTTCAAAGTGATTTTGGGATTGGAAGTACATTTTTTGTTTACCTTCCGATTCCTCTGCCTCAACCATTAGCCTACAACCCACCAACCTAA
- a CDS encoding sigma-54-dependent transcriptional regulator yields the protein MNRILLIDDEEKLRKLMAKIISLEGFDVIEAADIKSGLKKLEVNDVDVVLCDVKLPDGNGVETAKLIKERYPIVEIILLTAYGNIPDGVRAIKNGAFEYITKGDDNNRIIPLLYKACEKVALARRVQQLEKRLGDKLSFDKIIGKSSAIKAAIDMAQKVAVTNTTVLLTGETGTGKEIFAQAIHQASSRRDRNFVAINCAAFTKDLLENELFGHKSGAFTGATKDQRGLFEEAHLGTIFLDEVGEMAVELQAKILRVLETGEFLKVGDPKPTKVDVRIIAATNRNLETEIASDHFRSDLFYRLSVFTIELPPLRERVQDIVPLAQYYADIFAVKSNLKPLQMSPAFVQALEHNVWRGNIRELKNVIERSVILSEDGVLDIQSLPFGEREYREGAGGSSNFSMTNIERQHIQRVLKHTNGNKAEAARLLEIGIATLYRKIEEYKIQ from the coding sequence GTGAATAGAATTCTCCTGATAGACGACGAAGAGAAACTTCGGAAATTGATGGCCAAAATTATTAGCCTGGAAGGTTTTGATGTGATTGAAGCAGCTGATATTAAATCGGGGTTGAAGAAACTTGAAGTCAACGATGTAGATGTTGTTCTTTGCGATGTCAAACTGCCTGACGGTAATGGGGTAGAAACGGCCAAATTAATTAAAGAACGGTATCCAATTGTAGAGATTATCCTATTGACAGCATACGGGAATATCCCAGACGGTGTTCGGGCGATAAAAAATGGTGCTTTTGAATATATAACCAAAGGAGATGACAATAATCGCATTATACCCCTGCTTTATAAAGCCTGTGAAAAGGTTGCATTGGCAAGAAGGGTACAGCAATTAGAAAAGCGATTAGGAGACAAACTTTCTTTCGATAAGATTATTGGAAAATCTAGTGCAATAAAGGCTGCCATTGACATGGCACAAAAAGTTGCCGTTACCAATACAACGGTTCTACTAACTGGAGAAACTGGTACCGGTAAAGAGATTTTTGCACAGGCAATACATCAGGCCAGTTCCAGGAGAGACCGTAATTTTGTGGCCATTAACTGTGCCGCATTTACAAAAGATCTGCTGGAAAACGAGCTGTTTGGCCATAAATCCGGTGCTTTTACCGGAGCGACGAAAGATCAGCGCGGCTTGTTTGAAGAAGCACATTTGGGGACTATTTTTCTGGATGAGGTCGGGGAGATGGCTGTGGAACTTCAGGCCAAAATTCTCCGTGTTTTGGAAACCGGCGAGTTTTTAAAAGTTGGGGACCCCAAACCAACGAAAGTGGACGTACGTATTATAGCCGCGACCAACAGAAATCTCGAAACCGAAATTGCATCTGACCATTTCAGGAGTGATCTATTTTATAGGTTGTCTGTTTTCACGATTGAATTACCGCCGCTGCGTGAGCGGGTACAAGATATTGTGCCGCTGGCGCAATATTATGCCGATATTTTTGCTGTAAAATCCAATTTGAAACCTTTGCAGATGAGCCCTGCATTTGTGCAGGCCTTGGAACACAATGTATGGCGGGGAAATATTCGTGAACTGAAAAATGTGATTGAACGCAGTGTAATTTTAAGTGAGGACGGCGTGCTGGATATTCAGAGTCTTCCTTTTGGAGAACGTGAGTATAGAGAAGGGGCGGGGGGCTCGTCAAACTTTTCGATGACGAATATAGAAAGGCAGCATATACAGCGTGTATTGAAACATACGAATGGAAATAAAGCGGAGGCTGCTCGATTGTTAGAAATCGGTATAGCTACCTTGTATCGAAAAATTGAAGAATATAAGATCCAATGA
- a CDS encoding ABC-F family ATP-binding cassette domain-containing protein — protein MLSLQQLSYIHPNKDLLFGNINLHINAQEKIALIGHNGIGKSTLLRLIAKELLPSSGSVQVSTSTYYVPQVVGQFEDNTVAEALGIAKKLDALHAILAGDASEENFNRLQDDWTLEERCQEAFAQWDLPDIQLTQKMSSLSGGQKTKVLLAGIHIHRSELILLDEPSNHLDMDSKTLLYDWIQSSKNTVIIVSHDRALLNLLDDMAEMTPKGIKRYGGNYAFYETQKETERHALQQDIHHKERAIKIAKEKERETIERQNRLNNRAQKKQEKAGVARIMMNTLRNNAEKSTAKIKSVHQDKIGDIKSDLQELRGSQSALDEIKIDLGNSAFPTGKSMVKVENVNFKYDSQGLWPVDINFQLFSGDRIALQGQNGSGKTTLVRLLLGQLTPVQGKIERQSFRAIYLDQTYSILSSHLSIYEQAQQFNSDALPEHEIKIRLNRFLFGKDDWDKPCQLLSGGEKMRLILCCLTIQQQSPDLIILDEPTNNLDLQNIRILTRAIQLYKGTLLVISHDAVFLQEIHINKVIKLKDL, from the coding sequence ATGCTTTCATTACAACAACTTTCTTATATACATCCGAATAAAGATTTATTGTTTGGGAACATAAATCTACACATCAATGCGCAAGAGAAAATAGCGCTTATCGGCCACAATGGTATCGGTAAATCAACTTTATTGCGACTGATTGCCAAAGAACTATTGCCTTCCAGTGGCAGCGTACAAGTCAGTACCAGCACCTATTATGTTCCTCAAGTTGTGGGACAATTTGAGGATAACACAGTCGCCGAAGCACTTGGCATTGCCAAAAAATTAGATGCACTCCACGCGATATTAGCTGGCGATGCGTCTGAAGAAAATTTCAATAGACTTCAAGATGATTGGACCTTGGAGGAACGATGCCAAGAAGCTTTCGCGCAATGGGATCTGCCCGACATCCAGTTGACACAGAAGATGTCTTCCCTTAGCGGTGGACAAAAAACAAAAGTCCTATTGGCCGGAATCCACATTCACCGATCCGAACTTATTCTTCTTGATGAACCCAGCAACCATTTGGATATGGATAGCAAAACGCTACTATACGATTGGATTCAATCAAGCAAAAACACAGTGATTATTGTTAGCCACGATAGAGCCCTGCTTAATTTATTGGATGACATGGCCGAAATGACCCCAAAAGGTATTAAGCGGTATGGGGGGAATTATGCCTTTTACGAAACTCAAAAAGAGACCGAGCGCCATGCGTTACAACAAGATATTCACCACAAGGAAAGGGCGATTAAAATTGCAAAGGAGAAAGAAAGAGAAACAATCGAACGCCAAAATAGATTAAACAACCGCGCTCAAAAAAAACAGGAAAAGGCAGGTGTAGCGCGTATTATGATGAATACACTGCGCAACAATGCTGAAAAAAGTACAGCCAAAATAAAAAGTGTGCATCAGGACAAAATTGGAGATATCAAATCCGATCTACAGGAACTCCGAGGTTCACAATCTGCACTGGACGAGATTAAAATAGATTTAGGAAACAGTGCTTTTCCAACCGGAAAGAGTATGGTCAAAGTCGAAAATGTCAATTTCAAGTATGACTCACAAGGACTCTGGCCAGTTGATATCAACTTTCAATTATTCAGTGGAGATCGTATCGCACTACAAGGACAGAATGGATCTGGTAAAACGACATTGGTCAGACTTCTACTCGGCCAATTGACACCTGTACAAGGAAAAATTGAACGTCAATCATTTCGTGCGATCTATTTAGATCAAACATACTCCATTTTGTCTTCGCATCTAAGTATTTATGAACAGGCCCAGCAATTCAATAGCGACGCACTACCTGAACATGAGATCAAAATTAGGCTCAATCGGTTCTTATTTGGAAAAGACGATTGGGACAAGCCTTGCCAATTGTTGAGTGGTGGTGAAAAAATGCGTCTGATATTATGTTGTCTCACCATTCAGCAACAGTCGCCGGATCTAATTATCCTTGATGAACCAACAAACAATTTAGATCTTCAAAATATCCGGATTCTGACCAGAGCGATTCAGCTCTATAAAGGTACGCTACTCGTCATTTCACATGATGCGGTCTTTCTACAGGAGATCCATATCAACAAAGTCATCAAACTAAAAGACCTGTAA